In Cynocephalus volans isolate mCynVol1 chromosome 3, mCynVol1.pri, whole genome shotgun sequence, one DNA window encodes the following:
- the KLHL33 gene encoding kelch-like protein 33 isoform X3 — protein sequence MPPWAIQQTRTMSVSNRAHHPSDPEHVSLPVQKDGLGLPLSALRTPSWPPSPDEDPGLLSFPLEEPGPRARNPRNLPSPALSREREEEEEEEDEEDAAEPEGLRSEEHPSQFFAEAQRLREQRLLLDEEVSVGGRIYGVHRVILAAVSSLFRGRLLGGGGPRPPFSLDVAPTGWEAVLTFAYEGVLGPAPWGDVQAAAEALGAPRVKAAAQRRCQGAGNSEKDVKKPSQVEELRENLRSIELLYREGVGCDLELEAGGCRLQAACLAELLESDELHVQEEFEAFVAARCWLAANPETQESEAKALLRCVRFGRMSTRELRRVRAAGLPPPLSPNLLHQLMVEAEVPGQERRREPDRALVVIGGDELRSDMALRQPSRGVWWARAFHCGVGLVRTVEWGRLPALPSPGRFRHGAASLTGSELYVCGGQDFYSHSNTLASTLRWDPSQEDWEEMAPLCQARSFFSLVVLDGQLYALGGRGNGVALNSVETYNPELNVWRPAPALPAPCFAHAAAVLESQLYVSGGCSGTDQYLASLLHYDPKLEKPGTLLSPMGIPRAGHVMAALGGQLYVAGGVGETGDLLSFEAYDPRTDSWTHLAPLPSPHVGAAGAVLQGELLVLGGYSHRTYALSHLIHAYCPGLGRWLCLGTLPRPRAEMPACILTLPTVQHISLVPTPHQTKPAG from the exons ATGCCGCCTTGGG CAATCCAGCAAACCCGGACCATGAGCGTCTCGAATCGTGCACATCATCCCTCGGACCCGGAGCATGTCTCCCTTCCCGTCCAGAAGGACGGCCTTGGACTCCCTTTGTCTGCCCTTAGGACCCCCTCCTGGCCTCCCTCCCCGGACGAGGATCCCGGTttgctttcctttcctctggaaGAGCCTGGTCCCAGGGCCCGGAACCCAAGGAACCTTCCCTCTCCAGCCTtgtccagagagagagaggaggaggaagaggaggaggacgaAGAGGATGCGGCGGAGCCCGAGGGGCTGCGCAGCGAGGAGCATCCGAGTCAGTTTTTCGCTGAGGCACAGCGGCTGCGGGAGCAGAGACTGTTGCTAGACGAAGAGGTGTCAGTCGGGGGGCGAATATATGGGGTGCATCGGGTGATCTTGGCCGCAGTCAGCAGCCTCTTCCGAGGCAGACTGCTGGGCGGCGGAGGTCCGCGTCCCCCCTTCAGTCTCGATGTGGCCCCGACGGGCTGGGAGGCCGTGCTGACCTTTGCCTATGAGGGGGTGCTGGGCCCTGCCCCATGGGGGGATGTGCAGGCCGCCGCCGAGGCCCTGGGAGCACCCCGGGTGAAGGCTGCGGCTCAGCGAAGATGCCAGGGGGCTGGAAACTCCGAGAAAGATGTAAAGAAGCCCAGCCAGGTGGAGGAGCTGAGGGAGAACCTACGCAGCATCGAGCTCCTATACCGAGAGGGCGTTGGGTGTGACCTGGAGCTAGAGGCAGGAGGCTGCCGGCTGCAGG CTGCTTGCCTGGCTGAGCTCCTGGAGAGTGATGAACTCCACGTGCAGGAGGAGTTCGAGGCCTTTGTGGCTGCACGGTGTTGGCTAGCTGCCAACCCTGAGACCCAGGAGTCAGAGGCCAAGGCCCTGCTGCGATGTGTCCGCTTTGGCCGTATGTCTACCAGGGAACTGCGGAGGGTGCGGGCAGCCGGGTTACCCCCACCACTGTCCCCAAACCTGCTGCACCAGCTCATGGTGGAGGCTGAAGTTCCAGGTCAAGAGAGGCGGAGAGAGCCTGACCGGGCATTGGTGGTGATTGGCGGGGATGAGCTCAGATCAGACATGGCACTAAGACAGCCATCCCGAGGAGTGTGGTGGGCCCGGGCCTTCCACTGCGGTGTGGGACTGGTACGAACTGTGGAGTGGGGGCGGCTGCCTGCCCTGCCTTCCCCAGGGCGATTCCGGCATGGGGCTGCAAGCCTGACAGGAAGTGAACTCTATGTCTGTGGGGGACAGGATTTCTACAGCCACTCCAATACCCTGGCTTCAACTCTCAG GTGGGACCCCAGTCAAGAGGATTGGGAGGAGATGGCCCCTTTGTGCCAGGCTCGGAGCTTTTTTTCCCTGGTGGTGCTGGATGGACAACTTTATGCCCTGGGTGGAAGAGGCAATGGTGTTGCCCTCAACTCCGTGGAGACTTACAACCCTGAGCTCAATGTCTGGAG GCCAGCACCTGCACTTCCAGCACCATGCTTTGCCCATGCAGCTGCCGTTTTGGAGAGCCAACTATATGTGAGCGGTGGCTGTAGTGGGACTGACCAATACCTGGCCTCATTGCTGCACTATGACCCCAAACTTGAGAAGCCAGGGACACTTCTGAGCCCTATGGGGATTCCTCGGGCTGGCCATGTCATGGCTGCTCTGGGTGGGCAGTTGTATGTGGCAGGTGGAGTAGGTGAGACGGGGGACCTGCTGAGCTTCGAGGCCTATGATCCAAGGACTGATAGCTGGACTCACCTGGCACCCCTGCCCTCTCCCCATGTGGGGGCTGCAGGTGCTGTGCTTCAGGGGGAGCTACTAGTGCTGGGGGGCTACAGCCATCGTACTTACGCCCTTTCCCACCTTATCCATGCCTACTGTCCTGGCTTGGGCCGGTGGCTCTGCCTGGGGACTCTGCCAAGACCTCGGGCTGAGATGCCTGCCTGCATCCTGACACTGCCCACCGTGCAGCACATATCTTTGGTTCCCACTCCGCACCAAACCAAACCTGCTGGGTGA
- the KLHL33 gene encoding kelch-like protein 33 isoform X2: MSVSNRAHHPSDPEHVSLPVQKDGLGLPLSALRTPSWPPSPDEDPGLLSFPLEEPGPRARNPRNLPSPALSREREEEEEEEDEEDAAEPEGLRSEEHPSQFFAEAQRLREQRLLLDEEVSVGGRIYGVHRVILAAVSSLFRGRLLGGGGPRPPFSLDVAPTGWEAVLTFAYEGVLGPAPWGDVQAAAEALGAPRVKAAAQRRCQGAGNSEKDVKKPSQVEELRENLRSIELLYREGVGCDLELEAGGCRLQVHRAALACGSEFFGAMLLSGMRESQGTKVSLQTISTQDLQLLVSFAYSGVVRARWPGLLRAAQAALQYQSSSCLDLCQRALARGLSPARCLALFPMAEAPGLERLWSKARHYLLTHLPAVTLCPTFPSLPAACLAELLESDELHVQEEFEAFVAARCWLAANPETQESEAKALLRCVRFGRMSTRELRRVRAAGLPPPLSPNLLHQLMVEAEVPGQERRREPDRALVVIGGDELRSDMALRQPSRGVWWARAFHCGVGLVRTVEWGRLPALPSPGRFRHGAASLTGSELYVCGGQDFYSHSNTLASTLRWDPSQEDWEEMAPLCQARSFFSLVVLDGQLYALGGRGNGVALNSVETYNPELNVWRPAPALPAPCFAHAAAVLESQLYVSGGCSGTDQYLASLLHYDPKLEKPGTLLSPMGIPRAGHVMAALGGQLYVAGGVGETGDLLSFEAYDPRTDSWTHLAPLPSPHVGAAGAVLQGELLVLGGYSHRTYALSHLIHAYCPGLGRWLCLGTLPRPRAEMPACILTLPTVQHISLVPTPHQTKPAG; the protein is encoded by the exons ATGAGCGTCTCGAATCGTGCACATCATCCCTCGGACCCGGAGCATGTCTCCCTTCCCGTCCAGAAGGACGGCCTTGGACTCCCTTTGTCTGCCCTTAGGACCCCCTCCTGGCCTCCCTCCCCGGACGAGGATCCCGGTttgctttcctttcctctggaaGAGCCTGGTCCCAGGGCCCGGAACCCAAGGAACCTTCCCTCTCCAGCCTtgtccagagagagagaggaggaggaagaggaggaggacgaAGAGGATGCGGCGGAGCCCGAGGGGCTGCGCAGCGAGGAGCATCCGAGTCAGTTTTTCGCTGAGGCACAGCGGCTGCGGGAGCAGAGACTGTTGCTAGACGAAGAGGTGTCAGTCGGGGGGCGAATATATGGGGTGCATCGGGTGATCTTGGCCGCAGTCAGCAGCCTCTTCCGAGGCAGACTGCTGGGCGGCGGAGGTCCGCGTCCCCCCTTCAGTCTCGATGTGGCCCCGACGGGCTGGGAGGCCGTGCTGACCTTTGCCTATGAGGGGGTGCTGGGCCCTGCCCCATGGGGGGATGTGCAGGCCGCCGCCGAGGCCCTGGGAGCACCCCGGGTGAAGGCTGCGGCTCAGCGAAGATGCCAGGGGGCTGGAAACTCCGAGAAAGATGTAAAGAAGCCCAGCCAGGTGGAGGAGCTGAGGGAGAACCTACGCAGCATCGAGCTCCTATACCGAGAGGGCGTTGGGTGTGACCTGGAGCTAGAGGCAGGAGGCTGCCGGCTGCAGG tGCACCGAGCAGCCCTGGCCTGTGGCAGTGAATTCTTTGGGGCCATGCTCTTGAGTGGGATGAGGGAATCCCAGGGCACGAAGGTGTCTCTGCAAACCATCTCTACCCAGGACTTGCAACTCCTCGTCTCTTTTGCCTACTCTGGGGTTGTGCGGGCAAGGTGGCCAGGACTGCTGAGAGCTGCCCAGGCTGCTCTGCAGTACCAGAGCTCTTCCTGCCTGGATTTGTGTCAGAGAGCCTTGGCACGGGGCCTCAGTCCTGCCCGTTGCCTTGCCCTGTTCCCCATGGCTGAAGCCCCCGGGTTGGAGAGGCTCTGGAGCAAAGCCCGTCACTACCTTCTCACCCACCTGCCTGCTGTGACTTTGTGCCCCACTTTCCCTTCTTTACCAGCTGCTTGCCTGGCTGAGCTCCTGGAGAGTGATGAACTCCACGTGCAGGAGGAGTTCGAGGCCTTTGTGGCTGCACGGTGTTGGCTAGCTGCCAACCCTGAGACCCAGGAGTCAGAGGCCAAGGCCCTGCTGCGATGTGTCCGCTTTGGCCGTATGTCTACCAGGGAACTGCGGAGGGTGCGGGCAGCCGGGTTACCCCCACCACTGTCCCCAAACCTGCTGCACCAGCTCATGGTGGAGGCTGAAGTTCCAGGTCAAGAGAGGCGGAGAGAGCCTGACCGGGCATTGGTGGTGATTGGCGGGGATGAGCTCAGATCAGACATGGCACTAAGACAGCCATCCCGAGGAGTGTGGTGGGCCCGGGCCTTCCACTGCGGTGTGGGACTGGTACGAACTGTGGAGTGGGGGCGGCTGCCTGCCCTGCCTTCCCCAGGGCGATTCCGGCATGGGGCTGCAAGCCTGACAGGAAGTGAACTCTATGTCTGTGGGGGACAGGATTTCTACAGCCACTCCAATACCCTGGCTTCAACTCTCAG GTGGGACCCCAGTCAAGAGGATTGGGAGGAGATGGCCCCTTTGTGCCAGGCTCGGAGCTTTTTTTCCCTGGTGGTGCTGGATGGACAACTTTATGCCCTGGGTGGAAGAGGCAATGGTGTTGCCCTCAACTCCGTGGAGACTTACAACCCTGAGCTCAATGTCTGGAG GCCAGCACCTGCACTTCCAGCACCATGCTTTGCCCATGCAGCTGCCGTTTTGGAGAGCCAACTATATGTGAGCGGTGGCTGTAGTGGGACTGACCAATACCTGGCCTCATTGCTGCACTATGACCCCAAACTTGAGAAGCCAGGGACACTTCTGAGCCCTATGGGGATTCCTCGGGCTGGCCATGTCATGGCTGCTCTGGGTGGGCAGTTGTATGTGGCAGGTGGAGTAGGTGAGACGGGGGACCTGCTGAGCTTCGAGGCCTATGATCCAAGGACTGATAGCTGGACTCACCTGGCACCCCTGCCCTCTCCCCATGTGGGGGCTGCAGGTGCTGTGCTTCAGGGGGAGCTACTAGTGCTGGGGGGCTACAGCCATCGTACTTACGCCCTTTCCCACCTTATCCATGCCTACTGTCCTGGCTTGGGCCGGTGGCTCTGCCTGGGGACTCTGCCAAGACCTCGGGCTGAGATGCCTGCCTGCATCCTGACACTGCCCACCGTGCAGCACATATCTTTGGTTCCCACTCCGCACCAAACCAAACCTGCTGGGTGA
- the KLHL33 gene encoding kelch-like protein 33 isoform X4, translated as MLLSGMRESQGTKVSLQTISTQDLQLLVSFAYSGVVRARWPGLLRAAQAALQYQSSSCLDLCQRALARGLSPARCLALFPMAEAPGLERLWSKARHYLLTHLPAVTLCPTFPSLPAACLAELLESDELHVQEEFEAFVAARCWLAANPETQESEAKALLRCVRFGRMSTRELRRVRAAGLPPPLSPNLLHQLMVEAEVPGQERRREPDRALVVIGGDELRSDMALRQPSRGVWWARAFHCGVGLVRTVEWGRLPALPSPGRFRHGAASLTGSELYVCGGQDFYSHSNTLASTLRWDPSQEDWEEMAPLCQARSFFSLVVLDGQLYALGGRGNGVALNSVETYNPELNVWRPAPALPAPCFAHAAAVLESQLYVSGGCSGTDQYLASLLHYDPKLEKPGTLLSPMGIPRAGHVMAALGGQLYVAGGVGETGDLLSFEAYDPRTDSWTHLAPLPSPHVGAAGAVLQGELLVLGGYSHRTYALSHLIHAYCPGLGRWLCLGTLPRPRAEMPACILTLPTVQHISLVPTPHQTKPAG; from the exons ATGCTCTTGAGTGGGATGAGGGAATCCCAGGGCACGAAGGTGTCTCTGCAAACCATCTCTACCCAGGACTTGCAACTCCTCGTCTCTTTTGCCTACTCTGGGGTTGTGCGGGCAAGGTGGCCAGGACTGCTGAGAGCTGCCCAGGCTGCTCTGCAGTACCAGAGCTCTTCCTGCCTGGATTTGTGTCAGAGAGCCTTGGCACGGGGCCTCAGTCCTGCCCGTTGCCTTGCCCTGTTCCCCATGGCTGAAGCCCCCGGGTTGGAGAGGCTCTGGAGCAAAGCCCGTCACTACCTTCTCACCCACCTGCCTGCTGTGACTTTGTGCCCCACTTTCCCTTCTTTACCAGCTGCTTGCCTGGCTGAGCTCCTGGAGAGTGATGAACTCCACGTGCAGGAGGAGTTCGAGGCCTTTGTGGCTGCACGGTGTTGGCTAGCTGCCAACCCTGAGACCCAGGAGTCAGAGGCCAAGGCCCTGCTGCGATGTGTCCGCTTTGGCCGTATGTCTACCAGGGAACTGCGGAGGGTGCGGGCAGCCGGGTTACCCCCACCACTGTCCCCAAACCTGCTGCACCAGCTCATGGTGGAGGCTGAAGTTCCAGGTCAAGAGAGGCGGAGAGAGCCTGACCGGGCATTGGTGGTGATTGGCGGGGATGAGCTCAGATCAGACATGGCACTAAGACAGCCATCCCGAGGAGTGTGGTGGGCCCGGGCCTTCCACTGCGGTGTGGGACTGGTACGAACTGTGGAGTGGGGGCGGCTGCCTGCCCTGCCTTCCCCAGGGCGATTCCGGCATGGGGCTGCAAGCCTGACAGGAAGTGAACTCTATGTCTGTGGGGGACAGGATTTCTACAGCCACTCCAATACCCTGGCTTCAACTCTCAG GTGGGACCCCAGTCAAGAGGATTGGGAGGAGATGGCCCCTTTGTGCCAGGCTCGGAGCTTTTTTTCCCTGGTGGTGCTGGATGGACAACTTTATGCCCTGGGTGGAAGAGGCAATGGTGTTGCCCTCAACTCCGTGGAGACTTACAACCCTGAGCTCAATGTCTGGAG GCCAGCACCTGCACTTCCAGCACCATGCTTTGCCCATGCAGCTGCCGTTTTGGAGAGCCAACTATATGTGAGCGGTGGCTGTAGTGGGACTGACCAATACCTGGCCTCATTGCTGCACTATGACCCCAAACTTGAGAAGCCAGGGACACTTCTGAGCCCTATGGGGATTCCTCGGGCTGGCCATGTCATGGCTGCTCTGGGTGGGCAGTTGTATGTGGCAGGTGGAGTAGGTGAGACGGGGGACCTGCTGAGCTTCGAGGCCTATGATCCAAGGACTGATAGCTGGACTCACCTGGCACCCCTGCCCTCTCCCCATGTGGGGGCTGCAGGTGCTGTGCTTCAGGGGGAGCTACTAGTGCTGGGGGGCTACAGCCATCGTACTTACGCCCTTTCCCACCTTATCCATGCCTACTGTCCTGGCTTGGGCCGGTGGCTCTGCCTGGGGACTCTGCCAAGACCTCGGGCTGAGATGCCTGCCTGCATCCTGACACTGCCCACCGTGCAGCACATATCTTTGGTTCCCACTCCGCACCAAACCAAACCTGCTGGGTGA
- the KLHL33 gene encoding kelch-like protein 33 isoform X1, with translation MPPWAIQQTRTMSVSNRAHHPSDPEHVSLPVQKDGLGLPLSALRTPSWPPSPDEDPGLLSFPLEEPGPRARNPRNLPSPALSREREEEEEEEDEEDAAEPEGLRSEEHPSQFFAEAQRLREQRLLLDEEVSVGGRIYGVHRVILAAVSSLFRGRLLGGGGPRPPFSLDVAPTGWEAVLTFAYEGVLGPAPWGDVQAAAEALGAPRVKAAAQRRCQGAGNSEKDVKKPSQVEELRENLRSIELLYREGVGCDLELEAGGCRLQVHRAALACGSEFFGAMLLSGMRESQGTKVSLQTISTQDLQLLVSFAYSGVVRARWPGLLRAAQAALQYQSSSCLDLCQRALARGLSPARCLALFPMAEAPGLERLWSKARHYLLTHLPAVTLCPTFPSLPAACLAELLESDELHVQEEFEAFVAARCWLAANPETQESEAKALLRCVRFGRMSTRELRRVRAAGLPPPLSPNLLHQLMVEAEVPGQERRREPDRALVVIGGDELRSDMALRQPSRGVWWARAFHCGVGLVRTVEWGRLPALPSPGRFRHGAASLTGSELYVCGGQDFYSHSNTLASTLRWDPSQEDWEEMAPLCQARSFFSLVVLDGQLYALGGRGNGVALNSVETYNPELNVWRPAPALPAPCFAHAAAVLESQLYVSGGCSGTDQYLASLLHYDPKLEKPGTLLSPMGIPRAGHVMAALGGQLYVAGGVGETGDLLSFEAYDPRTDSWTHLAPLPSPHVGAAGAVLQGELLVLGGYSHRTYALSHLIHAYCPGLGRWLCLGTLPRPRAEMPACILTLPTVQHISLVPTPHQTKPAG, from the exons ATGCCGCCTTGGG CAATCCAGCAAACCCGGACCATGAGCGTCTCGAATCGTGCACATCATCCCTCGGACCCGGAGCATGTCTCCCTTCCCGTCCAGAAGGACGGCCTTGGACTCCCTTTGTCTGCCCTTAGGACCCCCTCCTGGCCTCCCTCCCCGGACGAGGATCCCGGTttgctttcctttcctctggaaGAGCCTGGTCCCAGGGCCCGGAACCCAAGGAACCTTCCCTCTCCAGCCTtgtccagagagagagaggaggaggaagaggaggaggacgaAGAGGATGCGGCGGAGCCCGAGGGGCTGCGCAGCGAGGAGCATCCGAGTCAGTTTTTCGCTGAGGCACAGCGGCTGCGGGAGCAGAGACTGTTGCTAGACGAAGAGGTGTCAGTCGGGGGGCGAATATATGGGGTGCATCGGGTGATCTTGGCCGCAGTCAGCAGCCTCTTCCGAGGCAGACTGCTGGGCGGCGGAGGTCCGCGTCCCCCCTTCAGTCTCGATGTGGCCCCGACGGGCTGGGAGGCCGTGCTGACCTTTGCCTATGAGGGGGTGCTGGGCCCTGCCCCATGGGGGGATGTGCAGGCCGCCGCCGAGGCCCTGGGAGCACCCCGGGTGAAGGCTGCGGCTCAGCGAAGATGCCAGGGGGCTGGAAACTCCGAGAAAGATGTAAAGAAGCCCAGCCAGGTGGAGGAGCTGAGGGAGAACCTACGCAGCATCGAGCTCCTATACCGAGAGGGCGTTGGGTGTGACCTGGAGCTAGAGGCAGGAGGCTGCCGGCTGCAGG tGCACCGAGCAGCCCTGGCCTGTGGCAGTGAATTCTTTGGGGCCATGCTCTTGAGTGGGATGAGGGAATCCCAGGGCACGAAGGTGTCTCTGCAAACCATCTCTACCCAGGACTTGCAACTCCTCGTCTCTTTTGCCTACTCTGGGGTTGTGCGGGCAAGGTGGCCAGGACTGCTGAGAGCTGCCCAGGCTGCTCTGCAGTACCAGAGCTCTTCCTGCCTGGATTTGTGTCAGAGAGCCTTGGCACGGGGCCTCAGTCCTGCCCGTTGCCTTGCCCTGTTCCCCATGGCTGAAGCCCCCGGGTTGGAGAGGCTCTGGAGCAAAGCCCGTCACTACCTTCTCACCCACCTGCCTGCTGTGACTTTGTGCCCCACTTTCCCTTCTTTACCAGCTGCTTGCCTGGCTGAGCTCCTGGAGAGTGATGAACTCCACGTGCAGGAGGAGTTCGAGGCCTTTGTGGCTGCACGGTGTTGGCTAGCTGCCAACCCTGAGACCCAGGAGTCAGAGGCCAAGGCCCTGCTGCGATGTGTCCGCTTTGGCCGTATGTCTACCAGGGAACTGCGGAGGGTGCGGGCAGCCGGGTTACCCCCACCACTGTCCCCAAACCTGCTGCACCAGCTCATGGTGGAGGCTGAAGTTCCAGGTCAAGAGAGGCGGAGAGAGCCTGACCGGGCATTGGTGGTGATTGGCGGGGATGAGCTCAGATCAGACATGGCACTAAGACAGCCATCCCGAGGAGTGTGGTGGGCCCGGGCCTTCCACTGCGGTGTGGGACTGGTACGAACTGTGGAGTGGGGGCGGCTGCCTGCCCTGCCTTCCCCAGGGCGATTCCGGCATGGGGCTGCAAGCCTGACAGGAAGTGAACTCTATGTCTGTGGGGGACAGGATTTCTACAGCCACTCCAATACCCTGGCTTCAACTCTCAG GTGGGACCCCAGTCAAGAGGATTGGGAGGAGATGGCCCCTTTGTGCCAGGCTCGGAGCTTTTTTTCCCTGGTGGTGCTGGATGGACAACTTTATGCCCTGGGTGGAAGAGGCAATGGTGTTGCCCTCAACTCCGTGGAGACTTACAACCCTGAGCTCAATGTCTGGAG GCCAGCACCTGCACTTCCAGCACCATGCTTTGCCCATGCAGCTGCCGTTTTGGAGAGCCAACTATATGTGAGCGGTGGCTGTAGTGGGACTGACCAATACCTGGCCTCATTGCTGCACTATGACCCCAAACTTGAGAAGCCAGGGACACTTCTGAGCCCTATGGGGATTCCTCGGGCTGGCCATGTCATGGCTGCTCTGGGTGGGCAGTTGTATGTGGCAGGTGGAGTAGGTGAGACGGGGGACCTGCTGAGCTTCGAGGCCTATGATCCAAGGACTGATAGCTGGACTCACCTGGCACCCCTGCCCTCTCCCCATGTGGGGGCTGCAGGTGCTGTGCTTCAGGGGGAGCTACTAGTGCTGGGGGGCTACAGCCATCGTACTTACGCCCTTTCCCACCTTATCCATGCCTACTGTCCTGGCTTGGGCCGGTGGCTCTGCCTGGGGACTCTGCCAAGACCTCGGGCTGAGATGCCTGCCTGCATCCTGACACTGCCCACCGTGCAGCACATATCTTTGGTTCCCACTCCGCACCAAACCAAACCTGCTGGGTGA